The following are encoded in a window of Kogia breviceps isolate mKogBre1 chromosome 10, mKogBre1 haplotype 1, whole genome shotgun sequence genomic DNA:
- the USP19 gene encoding ubiquitin carboxyl-terminal hydrolase 19 isoform X26 → MSGGASTTGPRRGPPGLEEATSKKQQKDRANQESKDGDPRRGSAFTPREELTKEELLLDWRQSADEVLVKLRVGAGPLRLEEVDAAFTDTDCVVRLPGGQQWGGVFYAEIESSCTKVQARKGGLLQLSLPKKVPLLTWPSLLKKPLGTQELVPGLRCQENGQELSPVALDPGPEPRRAKQEARNQKRAQGRGEVGAGAGPGAQAGPSAKRAVHLHRGPEGEGSRDGPAPRGDAPQFLAEPATQAEAEEQLRVPPLNPQTCLLGSEENLALLTGNKAVAPRNDPVSPVMAPSRDPEKDDRSKEEMAVAADAAALVDGKEPKSMVNLAFVKNDSYEKGPDSVVVHVYVKEICRDTSRVLFREQDFTLIFQTRDGNFLRLHPGCGPHTIFRWQVKLRNLIEPEQCTFCFTASRIDICLHKRQSQRWGGLEAPAARGAVGGAKVAVPTGPTPLDSTPPGGTPHPLTGQEEARAVEKEKPKARSEDTGLDGVAARTPMEHVAPKPEPHLASPKPTCMVPPMPHSPVSGDSVEEEEEEEKKVCLPGFTGLVNLGNTCFMNSVIQSLSNTRELRDFFHDRSFEAEINYNNPLGTGGRLAIGFAVLLRALWKGTHHAFQPSKLKAIVASKASQFTGYAQHDAQEFMAFLLDGLHEDLNRIQNKPYTETVDSDGRPDEVVAEEAWQRHKMRNDSFIVDLFQGQYKSKLVCPVCAKVSITFDPFLYLPVPLPQKQKVLPVFYFAREPHSKPVKFLVSISKENSSASEVLDSLSQSVHVKPENLRLAEVIKNRFHRVFLPSHSLDTVSPSDMLLCFELLSPELAKERVVVLEVQQRPQVPSIPISKCAACQRKQQSEDEKLKRCTRCYRVGYCNQLCQKTHWPDHKGLCRPENIGYPFLVSVPASRLTYARLAQLLEGYARYSVSVFQPPFQPGRMALESQGPGCNTLLSTSSLEAGDNDRDPVQPPELQMVTSVAEGDAGVPRAWASPDRSSVPSTSGISSEMLASGPIEVGSLPAGERVSRPEAAVPGYQHPSEAMNSHTPQFFIYRIDASNREQRLEDKGDTPLELGDDCSLALVWRNNERLQEFVLVASKELECAEDPGSAGEAARAGHFTLDQCLNLFTRPEVLAPEEAWYCPQCKQHREASKQLLLWRLPNVLIVQLKRFSFRSFIWRDKINDLVEFPVRNLDLSKFCIGQKEEQLPSYDLYAVINHYGGMIGGHYTACARLPNDRSSQRSDVGWRLFDDSTVTTVDESQVVTRYAYVLFYRRRNSPVERPPRAGHSEHHPDLDPAAESAASQGLGPGQAPEVAPTRTAPERFAPPVDRPAPTYSNMEEVD, encoded by the exons ATGTCTGGTGGGGCCAGCACCACAGGCCCAAGGAGAGGGCCCCCAGGACTGGAGGAGGCCACCAGTAAGAAGCAGCAGAAGGATCGAGCAAACCAGGAGAGCAAGGATGGAGATCCTAGGAGAG GGTCAGCATTCACTCCTCGGGAGGAGCTGACCAAAGAAG AGTTGTTGCTTGATTGGAGGCAGAGTGCTGATGAGGTGCTTGTCAAACTGCGTGTGGGAGCCGGTCCCCTGCGGCTGGAGGAGGTAGATGCTGCTTTCACAGACACAGACTGTGTGGTGCGGCTTCCAG GTGGTCAGCAGTGGGGTGGTGTTTTCTATGCTGAGATAGAAAGTTCTTGCACCAAAGTGCAGGCTCGCAAAGGTGGCCTCTTGCAGCTGTCACTGCCCAAGAAGGTGCCTCTGCTCACATGGCCCTCTCTCCTG AAGAAACCTCTTGGGACCCAGGAGTTGGTGCCAGGGCTGCGGTGCCAGGAGAATGGGCAGGAGCTGTCTCCTGTTGCCCTGGACCCAGGCCCTGAGCCCCGCCGGGCTAAACAGGAGGCCCGGAACCAGAAGCGGGCCCAGGGCCGTGGTGAGGTAGGCGCAGGGGCTGGCCCTGGGGCCCAGGCAGGGCCCAGCGCCAAGAGGGCTGTGCATCTCCACAGAGGGCCGGAGGGGGAAGGGTCCAGAGATGGCCCTGCACCCCGGGGTGATGCCCCCCAATTCCTGGCTGAGCCGGCCACCCAG GCTGAGGCTGAGGAACAGCTCCGTGTACCACCACTGAACCCCCAGACCTGCCTCCTGGGCTCAGAGGAGAATCTAGCACTTTTGACAGGAAACAAGGCAGTAGCCCCCAGGAATGACCCAGTGTCCCCAGTCATGGCCCCGAGCAGAGACCCTGAGAAAGATGATCGTTCCAAAGAGGAGATGGCAGTGGCAGCAGATGCTGCAGCCTTGGTGGATGGtaaag AGCCCAAGTCCATGGTGAACCTGGCATTTGTCAAGAATGACTCGTATGAGAAGGGGCCGGACTCAGTGGTGGTGCACGTGTACGTGAAGGAAATCTGCAGGGACACATCTCGAGTGCTTTTCCGCGAGCAGGACTTCACGCTTATCTTCCAGAccag GGATGGAAACTTCCTGAGACTGCACCCAGGCTGTGGGCCCCACACCATCTTCCGTTGGCAGGTGAAGCTCAG GAACCTGATCGAGCCAGAGCAGTGCACCTTCTGCTTCACGGCCTCTCGCATCGACATCTGCCTTCATAAGCGGCAGAGTCAGCGCTGGGGGGGCCTGGAGGCCCCAGCTGCACGAG GTGCAGTGGGTGGTGCAAAGGTAGCCGTGCCGACAGGTCCAACCCCTCTGGATTCAACCCCACCGGGAGGTACCCCCCACCCCCTGACAGGCCAGGAGGAAGCCCGGGCTGTGGAGAAGGAGAAACCCAAGGCTCGATCTGAGGACACAGGCCTAGATGGTGTAGCAGCCCGCACCCCCATGGAGCATGTAGCCCCAAAGCCAGAGCCACACCTGGCATCG CCCAAGCCCACATGTATGGTGCCCCCAATGCCCCACAGCCCGGTGAGTGGAGACAgcgtggaggaagaggaggaggaagagaagaaggtgTGTCTGCCGGGCTTCACTGGCCTTGTCAATCTAGGCAACACCTGTTTCATGAACAGTGTCATCCAGTCTCTGTCCAATACTCGGGAGCTGCGGGACTTCTTCCACG ACCGCTCCTTTGAGGCCGAGATCAACTACAACAACCCACTGGGGACTGGCGGGCGTCTGGCCATCGGCTTTGCTGTGCTGCTCCGGGCGCTGTGGAAGGGAACCCACCATGCCTTCCAGCCCTCCAAGTTGAAG GCCATTGTGGCGAGCAAGGCCAGCCAGTTCACAGGCTATGCACAGCACGATGCCCAGGAGTTTATGGCTTTCCTGCTGGATGGGCTGCACGAGGACTTGAACCGTATTCAGAATAAGCCCTACACGGAGACCGTGGACTCAGATGGGCGACCTGATGAG GTGGTAGCTGAGGAAGCCTGGCAGCGGCACAAGATGAGGAATGACTCTTTCATCGTGGACCTATTTCAGGGCCAGTACAAGTCGAAGCTGGTGTGCCCCGTGTGTGCAAAG GTCTCCATCACTTTTGACCCGTTCCTGTACCTGCCGGTGCCCTTGCCACAGAAGCAAAAGGTTCTCCCCGTCTTCTATTTTGCCCGGGAGCCCCACAGCAAGCCTGTCAAG TTTCTGGTGAGCATCAGCAAGGAGAACTCCAGTGCAAGTGAAGTGTTGGACTCCCTGTCTCAGAGTGTCCACGTGAAGCCTGAGAACCTGCGTCTGGCTGAG GTGATTAAGAATCGCTTCCATCGTGTGTTCTTGCCCTCCCACTCACTGGACACTGTGTCACCTTCCGACATGCTCCTCTGCTTTGAGCTGCTATCCCCAGAGTTGGCTAAGGAGCGGGTGGTGGTGCTAGAGGTGCAACAG CGCCCCCAGGTGCCCAGCATACCCATCTCCAAGTGTGCAGCCTGCCAGCGGAAGCAGCAGTCAGAGGATGAGAAGCTGAAGCGCTGTACCCGTTGCTACCGCGTGGGCTACTGCAACCA gCTCTGTCAGAAAACCCATTGGCCTGACCATAAGGGCCTCTGCCGCCCTGAGAACATTGGCTACCCCTTCCTGGTCAGTGTACCTGCCTCACGCCTCACTTATGCCCGTCTTGCTCAGCTGCTAGAGGGCTATGCCCG GTACTCTGTGAGTGTGTTCCAGCCACCCTTCCAGCCTGGCCGCATGGCCTTGGAGTCCCAGGGCCCTGGCTGCAACACACTGCTGTCCACTAGCTCCCTGGAGGCTGGGGACAATGACAGGGACCCTGTTCAGCCACCGGAGCTCCAGATGGTGACCTCTGTGGCTGAGGGGGACGCAGGGGTCCCCCGGGCTTGGGCATCCCCTGATCGGAGTTCTGTGCCCAGTACCAGTGGAATTTCTTCTGAGATGCTGGCCAGTGGGCCCATTGAAGTTGGCTCCTTGCCTGCTGGTGAGAGGGTGTCCCGGCCTGAAG CTGCTGTGCCCGGGTACCAACACCCAAGTGAAGCCATGAATTCCCACACACCCCAGTTCTTTATCTATAGAATTGATGCATCCAACCGAGAGCAGCGGCTAGAGGACAAAG GAGACACCCCGCTAGAGCTGGGTGATGACTGCAGCCTGGCTCTAGTCTGGCGGAACAATGAGCGCCTGCAGGAGTTTGTGTTGGTAGCCTCCAAGGAGCTGGAATGTGCTGAGGATCCAGGCTCTGCTGGTGAGGCTGCTCGTGCTGGCCACTTCACTCTGGACCAGTGTCTGAACCTCTTTACGCGGCCTGAGGTGCTGGCACCTGAGGAGGCTTG GTACTGCCCGCAGTGCAAACAACACCGCGAGGCCTCCAAGCAGCTGTTGCTGTGGCGCCTGCCGAATGTGCTCATCGTGCAGCTCAAGCGCTTCTCCTTTCGCAGTTTCATCTGGCGTGACAAGATCAATGACTTGGTGGAGTTCCCTGTTCG GAACCTGGACCTGAGCAAGTTCTGTATCGGTCAGAAAGAGGAGCAGCTGCCCAGCTATGACCTGTATGCTGTCATCAACCACTATGGAGGCATGATCGGTGGCCACTACACTGCCTGTGCACGCCTGCCCAATGATCGCAGCAGCCAGCGCAGCGACGTGG GCTGGCGCTTGTTTGATGACAGCACGGTGACAACAGTAGACGAGAGCCAGGTCGTGACGCGTTATGCCTATGTACTCTTCTACCGCCGGCGGAACTCTCCTGTGGAGAGGCCCCCCCGAGCAGGTCACTCTGAACACCACCCAGACCTAGACCCTGCAGCTGAGTCTGCTGCCAGCCAG GGACTAGGCCCTGGCCAGGCCCCCGAGGTGGCCCCCACGcggacagcccctgaacgcttcgCCCCCCCTGTGGACCGCCCAGCCCCCACCTACAGCAACATGGAGGAGGTCGATTAG
- the USP19 gene encoding ubiquitin carboxyl-terminal hydrolase 19 isoform X27 — MSGGASTTGPRRGPPGLEEATSKKQQKDRANQESKDGDPRRGGSAFTPREELTKEELLLDWRQSADEVLVKLRVGAGPLRLEEVDAAFTDTDCVVRLPGGQQWGGVFYAEIESSCTKVQARKGGLLQLSLPKKVPLLTWPSLLKKPLGTQELVPGLRCQENGQELSPVALDPGPEPRRAKQEARNQKRAQGRGEVGAGAGPGAQAGPSAKRAVHLHRGPEGEGSRDGPAPRGDAPQFLAEPATQAEAEEQLRVPPLNPQTCLLGSEENLALLTGNKAVAPRNDPVSPVMAPSRDPEKDDRSKEEMAVAADAAALVDEPKSMVNLAFVKNDSYEKGPDSVVVHVYVKEICRDTSRVLFREQDFTLIFQTRDGNFLRLHPGCGPHTIFRWQVKLRNLIEPEQCTFCFTASRIDICLHKRQSQRWGGLEAPAARGAVGGAKVAVPTGPTPLDSTPPGGTPHPLTGQEEARAVEKEKPKARSEDTGLDGVAARTPMEHVAPKPEPHLASPKPTCMVPPMPHSPVSGDSVEEEEEEEKKVCLPGFTGLVNLGNTCFMNSVIQSLSNTRELRDFFHDRSFEAEINYNNPLGTGGRLAIGFAVLLRALWKGTHHAFQPSKLKAIVASKASQFTGYAQHDAQEFMAFLLDGLHEDLNRIQNKPYTETVDSDGRPDEVVAEEAWQRHKMRNDSFIVDLFQGQYKSKLVCPVCAKVSITFDPFLYLPVPLPQKQKVLPVFYFAREPHSKPVKFLVSISKENSSASEVLDSLSQSVHVKPENLRLAEVIKNRFHRVFLPSHSLDTVSPSDMLLCFELLSPELAKERVVVLEVQQRPQVPSIPISKCAACQRKQQSEDEKLKRCTRCYRVGYCNQLCQKTHWPDHKGLCRPENIGYPFLVSVPASRLTYARLAQLLEGYARYSVSVFQPPFQPGRMALESQGPGCNTLLSTSSLEAGDNDRDPVQPPELQMVTSVAEGDAGVPRAWASPDRSSVPSTSGISSEMLASGPIEVGSLPAGERVSRPEAAVPGYQHPSEAMNSHTPQFFIYRIDASNREQRLEDKGDTPLELGDDCSLALVWRNNERLQEFVLVASKELECAEDPGSAGEAARAGHFTLDQCLNLFTRPEVLAPEEAWYCPQCKQHREASKQLLLWRLPNVLIVQLKRFSFRSFIWRDKINDLVEFPVRNLDLSKFCIGQKEEQLPSYDLYAVINHYGGMIGGHYTACARLPNDRSSQRSDVGWRLFDDSTVTTVDESQVVTRYAYVLFYRRRNSPVERPPRAGHSEHHPDLDPAAESAASQGLGPGQAPEVAPTRTAPERFAPPVDRPAPTYSNMEEVD; from the exons ATGTCTGGTGGGGCCAGCACCACAGGCCCAAGGAGAGGGCCCCCAGGACTGGAGGAGGCCACCAGTAAGAAGCAGCAGAAGGATCGAGCAAACCAGGAGAGCAAGGATGGAGATCCTAGGAGAGGTG GGTCAGCATTCACTCCTCGGGAGGAGCTGACCAAAGAAG AGTTGTTGCTTGATTGGAGGCAGAGTGCTGATGAGGTGCTTGTCAAACTGCGTGTGGGAGCCGGTCCCCTGCGGCTGGAGGAGGTAGATGCTGCTTTCACAGACACAGACTGTGTGGTGCGGCTTCCAG GTGGTCAGCAGTGGGGTGGTGTTTTCTATGCTGAGATAGAAAGTTCTTGCACCAAAGTGCAGGCTCGCAAAGGTGGCCTCTTGCAGCTGTCACTGCCCAAGAAGGTGCCTCTGCTCACATGGCCCTCTCTCCTG AAGAAACCTCTTGGGACCCAGGAGTTGGTGCCAGGGCTGCGGTGCCAGGAGAATGGGCAGGAGCTGTCTCCTGTTGCCCTGGACCCAGGCCCTGAGCCCCGCCGGGCTAAACAGGAGGCCCGGAACCAGAAGCGGGCCCAGGGCCGTGGTGAGGTAGGCGCAGGGGCTGGCCCTGGGGCCCAGGCAGGGCCCAGCGCCAAGAGGGCTGTGCATCTCCACAGAGGGCCGGAGGGGGAAGGGTCCAGAGATGGCCCTGCACCCCGGGGTGATGCCCCCCAATTCCTGGCTGAGCCGGCCACCCAG GCTGAGGCTGAGGAACAGCTCCGTGTACCACCACTGAACCCCCAGACCTGCCTCCTGGGCTCAGAGGAGAATCTAGCACTTTTGACAGGAAACAAGGCAGTAGCCCCCAGGAATGACCCAGTGTCCCCAGTCATGGCCCCGAGCAGAGACCCTGAGAAAGATGATCGTTCCAAAGAGGAGATGGCAGTGGCAGCAGATGCTGCAGCCTTGGTGGATG AGCCCAAGTCCATGGTGAACCTGGCATTTGTCAAGAATGACTCGTATGAGAAGGGGCCGGACTCAGTGGTGGTGCACGTGTACGTGAAGGAAATCTGCAGGGACACATCTCGAGTGCTTTTCCGCGAGCAGGACTTCACGCTTATCTTCCAGAccag GGATGGAAACTTCCTGAGACTGCACCCAGGCTGTGGGCCCCACACCATCTTCCGTTGGCAGGTGAAGCTCAG GAACCTGATCGAGCCAGAGCAGTGCACCTTCTGCTTCACGGCCTCTCGCATCGACATCTGCCTTCATAAGCGGCAGAGTCAGCGCTGGGGGGGCCTGGAGGCCCCAGCTGCACGAG GTGCAGTGGGTGGTGCAAAGGTAGCCGTGCCGACAGGTCCAACCCCTCTGGATTCAACCCCACCGGGAGGTACCCCCCACCCCCTGACAGGCCAGGAGGAAGCCCGGGCTGTGGAGAAGGAGAAACCCAAGGCTCGATCTGAGGACACAGGCCTAGATGGTGTAGCAGCCCGCACCCCCATGGAGCATGTAGCCCCAAAGCCAGAGCCACACCTGGCATCG CCCAAGCCCACATGTATGGTGCCCCCAATGCCCCACAGCCCGGTGAGTGGAGACAgcgtggaggaagaggaggaggaagagaagaaggtgTGTCTGCCGGGCTTCACTGGCCTTGTCAATCTAGGCAACACCTGTTTCATGAACAGTGTCATCCAGTCTCTGTCCAATACTCGGGAGCTGCGGGACTTCTTCCACG ACCGCTCCTTTGAGGCCGAGATCAACTACAACAACCCACTGGGGACTGGCGGGCGTCTGGCCATCGGCTTTGCTGTGCTGCTCCGGGCGCTGTGGAAGGGAACCCACCATGCCTTCCAGCCCTCCAAGTTGAAG GCCATTGTGGCGAGCAAGGCCAGCCAGTTCACAGGCTATGCACAGCACGATGCCCAGGAGTTTATGGCTTTCCTGCTGGATGGGCTGCACGAGGACTTGAACCGTATTCAGAATAAGCCCTACACGGAGACCGTGGACTCAGATGGGCGACCTGATGAG GTGGTAGCTGAGGAAGCCTGGCAGCGGCACAAGATGAGGAATGACTCTTTCATCGTGGACCTATTTCAGGGCCAGTACAAGTCGAAGCTGGTGTGCCCCGTGTGTGCAAAG GTCTCCATCACTTTTGACCCGTTCCTGTACCTGCCGGTGCCCTTGCCACAGAAGCAAAAGGTTCTCCCCGTCTTCTATTTTGCCCGGGAGCCCCACAGCAAGCCTGTCAAG TTTCTGGTGAGCATCAGCAAGGAGAACTCCAGTGCAAGTGAAGTGTTGGACTCCCTGTCTCAGAGTGTCCACGTGAAGCCTGAGAACCTGCGTCTGGCTGAG GTGATTAAGAATCGCTTCCATCGTGTGTTCTTGCCCTCCCACTCACTGGACACTGTGTCACCTTCCGACATGCTCCTCTGCTTTGAGCTGCTATCCCCAGAGTTGGCTAAGGAGCGGGTGGTGGTGCTAGAGGTGCAACAG CGCCCCCAGGTGCCCAGCATACCCATCTCCAAGTGTGCAGCCTGCCAGCGGAAGCAGCAGTCAGAGGATGAGAAGCTGAAGCGCTGTACCCGTTGCTACCGCGTGGGCTACTGCAACCA gCTCTGTCAGAAAACCCATTGGCCTGACCATAAGGGCCTCTGCCGCCCTGAGAACATTGGCTACCCCTTCCTGGTCAGTGTACCTGCCTCACGCCTCACTTATGCCCGTCTTGCTCAGCTGCTAGAGGGCTATGCCCG GTACTCTGTGAGTGTGTTCCAGCCACCCTTCCAGCCTGGCCGCATGGCCTTGGAGTCCCAGGGCCCTGGCTGCAACACACTGCTGTCCACTAGCTCCCTGGAGGCTGGGGACAATGACAGGGACCCTGTTCAGCCACCGGAGCTCCAGATGGTGACCTCTGTGGCTGAGGGGGACGCAGGGGTCCCCCGGGCTTGGGCATCCCCTGATCGGAGTTCTGTGCCCAGTACCAGTGGAATTTCTTCTGAGATGCTGGCCAGTGGGCCCATTGAAGTTGGCTCCTTGCCTGCTGGTGAGAGGGTGTCCCGGCCTGAAG CTGCTGTGCCCGGGTACCAACACCCAAGTGAAGCCATGAATTCCCACACACCCCAGTTCTTTATCTATAGAATTGATGCATCCAACCGAGAGCAGCGGCTAGAGGACAAAG GAGACACCCCGCTAGAGCTGGGTGATGACTGCAGCCTGGCTCTAGTCTGGCGGAACAATGAGCGCCTGCAGGAGTTTGTGTTGGTAGCCTCCAAGGAGCTGGAATGTGCTGAGGATCCAGGCTCTGCTGGTGAGGCTGCTCGTGCTGGCCACTTCACTCTGGACCAGTGTCTGAACCTCTTTACGCGGCCTGAGGTGCTGGCACCTGAGGAGGCTTG GTACTGCCCGCAGTGCAAACAACACCGCGAGGCCTCCAAGCAGCTGTTGCTGTGGCGCCTGCCGAATGTGCTCATCGTGCAGCTCAAGCGCTTCTCCTTTCGCAGTTTCATCTGGCGTGACAAGATCAATGACTTGGTGGAGTTCCCTGTTCG GAACCTGGACCTGAGCAAGTTCTGTATCGGTCAGAAAGAGGAGCAGCTGCCCAGCTATGACCTGTATGCTGTCATCAACCACTATGGAGGCATGATCGGTGGCCACTACACTGCCTGTGCACGCCTGCCCAATGATCGCAGCAGCCAGCGCAGCGACGTGG GCTGGCGCTTGTTTGATGACAGCACGGTGACAACAGTAGACGAGAGCCAGGTCGTGACGCGTTATGCCTATGTACTCTTCTACCGCCGGCGGAACTCTCCTGTGGAGAGGCCCCCCCGAGCAGGTCACTCTGAACACCACCCAGACCTAGACCCTGCAGCTGAGTCTGCTGCCAGCCAG GGACTAGGCCCTGGCCAGGCCCCCGAGGTGGCCCCCACGcggacagcccctgaacgcttcgCCCCCCCTGTGGACCGCCCAGCCCCCACCTACAGCAACATGGAGGAGGTCGATTAG